One segment of Ziziphus jujuba cultivar Dongzao chromosome 12, ASM3175591v1 DNA contains the following:
- the LOC107429407 gene encoding origin of replication complex subunit 4 isoform X2, whose amino-acid sequence MGRENPAAEEALCLLRSRLCDPNFIFKPLSDSPDSNYSKLKFMISSSITEACNNSVLLLGPRGSGKVAVLELVLRDLLLEYPDMISVIKLSGLLHSEDVCAFKEIARQLCVENQLLFSKMASFDDNSQFMIAMLRECGLAHKTIVFVLDEFDLFAQGKQRLLYSLLDAMQSVTSQAVVIGVSCRLDADQLLEKRVRSRFSHRKLLFLPPSSEDLQRLMEHILSLPIDSSLPQDYAVEFNAKLQTDIRFRAVSNMKLENGFLTLENFEAALSNVQRQPKLESLKDCSIVELYILVCMKRLEVKEQNSYNFNSMMKEYKSIHDSLRTPDYYSRSVCLRAFEHLLQRELISFTDKRGQNQSVEFHPVKLLVSFHELHQGLKSYRSCPAILQKLMAG is encoded by the exons ATGGGGCGAGAAAATCCGGCGGCAGAGGAAGCTCTTTGTCTGCTGCGGAGCAGACTTTGCGATCCCAATTTCATCTTCAAACCTTTGTCCGATTCTCCTGACTCTAACTACAG CAAATTGAAGTTCATGATATCGAGTTCCATCACTGAGGCCTGTAACAACTCCGTCCTGCTTCTTGGTCCCCGTGGTTCTGGAAAAGTTGCG gTTCTGGAGCTTGTTCTGAGGGACTTACTACTAGAATATCCTGATATGATTTCTGTG ATAAAACTTAGTGGCCTTTTGCACAGTGAGGACGTTTGCGCTTTCAAG GAAATTGCTAGGCAGCTATGTGTGGAGAATCAATTATTGTTCTCAAAAATG GCGTCATTTGATGATAACTCCCAGTTCATGATAGCCATGTTACG GGAGTGTGGTTTAGCTCATAAAACAATCGTTTTTGTACTGGACGAATTTGACCTATTTGCTCAG GGAAAACAGCGACTACTTTATAGCTTGCTAGATGCAATGCAGTCAGTAACTTCACAGGCTGTTGTCATTGGTGTGAGTTGCAGACTG GATGCTGATCAGCTTCTAGAGAAAAGAGTCAGATCTCGTTTTTCACATAGAAAGCTATTGTTTCTTCCTCCATCTAGTGAGGATTTACAGAG ATTGATGGAGCATATTTTATCATTGCCAATAGACTCAAGCCTTCCTCAGGACTATGCGGTTGAATTCAATGCAAAGCTGCAA ACTGACATTAGGTTTCGTGCTGTTTCCAATATGAAACTGGAAAATGGATTTTTAACACTGGAGAATTTTGAAGCTGCTCTCTCAAATGTCCAAAGGCAGCCAAAACTGGAATCCCTAAAAG ATTGCTCCATAgtggaattatatattttggtatgCATGAAGAGACTGGAGGTTAAGGAGCAGAATTCATACAACTTCAATTCAATGATGAAAG AGTACAAAAGCATACATGATTCACTACGGACACCCGATTATTACTCACGCAGTGTATGTTTAAGG GCATTTGAACACCTTTTGCAACGAGAATTAATCAGTTTTACAGACAAGAGAGGGCAAAATCAATCTGTTGAGTTTCATCCAGTAAAGCTTTTAGTCTCATTCCATGAATTACATCAGGGGCTGAAATCTTACCGTTCCTGTCCC GCCATTCTCCAAAAATTGATGGCTGGTTAG
- the LOC107429407 gene encoding origin of replication complex subunit 4 isoform X1 produces the protein MGRENPAAEEALCLLRSRLCDPNFIFKPLSDSPDSNYSKLKFMISSSITEACNNSVLLLGPRGSGKVAVLELVLRDLLLEYPDMISVIKLSGLLHSEDVCAFKEIARQLCVENQLLFSKMASFDDNSQFMIAMLRECGLAHKTIVFVLDEFDLFAQGKQRLLYSLLDAMQSVTSQAVVIGVSCRLDADQLLEKRVRSRFSHRKLLFLPPSSEDLQRLMEHILSLPIDSSLPQDYAVEFNAKLQNVLADKRFKVIIDTYMNSDSTANHLLGFLFRAVSNMKLENGFLTLENFEAALSNVQRQPKLESLKDCSIVELYILVCMKRLEVKEQNSYNFNSMMKEYKSIHDSLRTPDYYSRSVCLRAFEHLLQRELISFTDKRGQNQSVEFHPVKLLVSFHELHQGLKSYRSCPAILQKLMAG, from the exons ATGGGGCGAGAAAATCCGGCGGCAGAGGAAGCTCTTTGTCTGCTGCGGAGCAGACTTTGCGATCCCAATTTCATCTTCAAACCTTTGTCCGATTCTCCTGACTCTAACTACAG CAAATTGAAGTTCATGATATCGAGTTCCATCACTGAGGCCTGTAACAACTCCGTCCTGCTTCTTGGTCCCCGTGGTTCTGGAAAAGTTGCG gTTCTGGAGCTTGTTCTGAGGGACTTACTACTAGAATATCCTGATATGATTTCTGTG ATAAAACTTAGTGGCCTTTTGCACAGTGAGGACGTTTGCGCTTTCAAG GAAATTGCTAGGCAGCTATGTGTGGAGAATCAATTATTGTTCTCAAAAATG GCGTCATTTGATGATAACTCCCAGTTCATGATAGCCATGTTACG GGAGTGTGGTTTAGCTCATAAAACAATCGTTTTTGTACTGGACGAATTTGACCTATTTGCTCAG GGAAAACAGCGACTACTTTATAGCTTGCTAGATGCAATGCAGTCAGTAACTTCACAGGCTGTTGTCATTGGTGTGAGTTGCAGACTG GATGCTGATCAGCTTCTAGAGAAAAGAGTCAGATCTCGTTTTTCACATAGAAAGCTATTGTTTCTTCCTCCATCTAGTGAGGATTTACAGAG ATTGATGGAGCATATTTTATCATTGCCAATAGACTCAAGCCTTCCTCAGGACTATGCGGTTGAATTCAATGCAAAGCTGCAA AACGTTTTAGCAGATAAGAGATTTAAAGTAATTATTGATACATATATGAACTCTGATTCAACTGCCAACCATTTACTAGGATTTCT GTTTCGTGCTGTTTCCAATATGAAACTGGAAAATGGATTTTTAACACTGGAGAATTTTGAAGCTGCTCTCTCAAATGTCCAAAGGCAGCCAAAACTGGAATCCCTAAAAG ATTGCTCCATAgtggaattatatattttggtatgCATGAAGAGACTGGAGGTTAAGGAGCAGAATTCATACAACTTCAATTCAATGATGAAAG AGTACAAAAGCATACATGATTCACTACGGACACCCGATTATTACTCACGCAGTGTATGTTTAAGG GCATTTGAACACCTTTTGCAACGAGAATTAATCAGTTTTACAGACAAGAGAGGGCAAAATCAATCTGTTGAGTTTCATCCAGTAAAGCTTTTAGTCTCATTCCATGAATTACATCAGGGGCTGAAATCTTACCGTTCCTGTCCC GCCATTCTCCAAAAATTGATGGCTGGTTAG